The DNA sequence GGGTGTCCATGTCCGCTTCGACCACCAAAAAGATGACGGACACGTTTTTATCGCGCATGGGATAGCCCACCCTCATCAAAATGTGGGAGGCAAATTTGTGGATTAGCTCCGAAACGGGGTTGAACGCCGCGCCTACATCTTCCACCACAATGGTGACAACGTGTCTTTTGGGCTCCATATATTTCTCCTGTGTTGATATTTTTTTTGGGAGAAAGATACAGTTCTGTCCGGGGGAT is a window from the Candidatus Cloacimonadota bacterium genome containing:
- a CDS encoding iron-only hydrogenase system regulator; translated protein: MEPKRHVVTIVVEDVGAAFNPVSELIHKFASHILMRVGYPMRDKNVSVIFLVVEADMDTLGSFSGKLGQIRSVNVKTITLKI